One segment of Hemibagrus wyckioides isolate EC202008001 linkage group LG05, SWU_Hwy_1.0, whole genome shotgun sequence DNA contains the following:
- the fam110a gene encoding protein FAM110A, producing the protein MSVDTLGLSPRRIAKPPESSDSSLGPRKPSAVERLEADKAKYVKSQQVALNKQLPVIRKPLMPSSAQLRSGAPQPTRKVAANVFSKPEAPPFNLEHLSSLINGVSDTAAPPKSEKPGKGQDFAAGSASQMPSWTAGEESFVKSGSSPTAQKKISGDSVAANGSYSVTVRRVDVRPQVVMPQMRKPCRAQLPGQRVHSQLLQLLRPYTQTSSPPQPLQPVKSRHDIMNLTSPVKSPVTPVLSSPFSSEPQSPALPSPDKSPKAVPPTSAQEPLLPSSPAVTHKSSVCSRKRRSLTRSKSDVSDRFSRAGAEVERFFNYCGLEPSDFQDLTPGSDIASISRLRSASAPASECSEGEGGEDEEEESAKDEKPSYGVSVIERNARVIKWLYGMRQAKDSTKVANI; encoded by the coding sequence ATGTCGGTGGACACTCTTGGGCTGTCTCCACGGCGGATAGCGAAGCCTCCCGAAAGTTCAGACTCCTCACTGGGACCGCGAAAACCGAGTGCCGTGGAGCGCCTGGAGGCTGACAAGGCAAAGTATGTTAAGAGTCAGCAAGTGGCACTGAACAAGCAGCTGCCAGTCATCCGAAAGCCCTTAATGCCCTCCAGTGCACAGCTTCGGTCAGGTGCACCACAACCGACCCGCAAAGTGGCTGCTAATGTCTTCTCTAAACCTGAAGCCCCACCTTTTAACTTAGAACACCTGAGTAGCCTGATTAATGGGGTCTCTGATACAGCTGCACCACCCAAGAGTGAAAAGCCTGGAAAAGGTCAAGATTTTGCAGCAGGCAGTGCCTCTCAGATGCCCTCCTGGACTGCAGGCGAAGAGTCTTTTGTCAAATCCGGTTCATCTCCAACAGCACAAAAGAAAATATCAGGAGACAGTGTTGCAGCCAATGGGTCTTATTCAGTAACAGTACGGCGAGTTGATGTGAGGCCTCAGGTAGTCATGCCACAGATGAGAAAGCCATGCCGAGCACAGCTCCCTGGGCAGCGCGTCCACTCGCAGCTTTTGCAGCTGCTCAGGCCGTACACTCAGACTTCCTCTCCACCACAACCGCTTCAGCCAGTCAAAAGCCGACATGACATCATGAACCTCACCAGCCCTGTGAAATCCCCTGTTACCCCAGTTCTGAGTTCACCGTTCTCTTCCGAACCACAATCACCTGCCTTACCATCCCCGGATAAATCTCCAAAAGCAGTGCCTCCCACCTCAGCTCAGGAACCCCTCCTACCATCATCTCCTGCTGTCACCCACAAGTCCTCAGTTTGCTCCAGGAAACGACGCTCGCTAACACGCTCCAAATCTGACGTGAGCGACCGGTTCTCCCGCGCTGGGGCCGAAGTCGAACGTTTCTTTAACTACTGTGGCCTTGAACCATCAGACTTCCAAGACCTGACGCCTGGTTCTGATATTGCATCCATCTCACGTCTGCGTAGTGCTAGCGCTCCTGCGTCCGAGTGCTCTGAAGGGGAGGGGGGTGAAGACGAGGAGGAGGAATCAGCCAAAGATGAGAAGCCCAGCTATGGTGTTTCAGTCATTGAAAGAAATGCACGGGTGATCAAGTGGCTGTACGGAATGCGCCAGGCCAAAGACAGCACAAAAGTGGCTAACATTTAG